The following are encoded in a window of Acidobacteriota bacterium genomic DNA:
- the yidD gene encoding membrane protein insertion efficiency factor YidD, translating to MTVIEGYRSAVSPRLRGRVNCRFEPTCSLYGLKTIRRNGALVGGLRTAGRIARCGPWTPAGTVDQP from the coding sequence ATCACGGTCATCGAAGGATATCGCTCCGCCGTCTCCCCCCGCCTCAGAGGCCGCGTCAACTGCCGCTTCGAACCGACGTGCTCGCTCTACGGCCTGAAGACGATTCGGAGGAATGGAGCGCTCGTCGGCGGGCTGCGGACCGCCGGACGGATTGCGCGCTGCGGTCCCTGGACGCCGGCCGGCACCGTCGATCAGCCGTAA